Proteins encoded in a region of the Thermodesulfobacteriota bacterium genome:
- a CDS encoding cyclic nucleotide-binding domain-containing protein, translated as MVSLFRKDRKDDRAAAEEHYTRGQWSQALEAYLRIGAREPDNVKVLRRVADLQARAGRREDAAASYRKLAELYAHGGFLVQAIAIQKILLRLDPSAEDVGRALADLYGKRGLAPRPAEAGRGPLPEIPLFSDLDPEAFARLVEKLVPRTLGLGEVLFRQGDPGDSIFVVTSGAVRVGRGGRV; from the coding sequence ATGGTCTCCCTCTTCCGCAAGGACAGGAAGGACGACAGGGCGGCGGCCGAAGAGCACTACACCCGGGGCCAGTGGTCCCAGGCCCTGGAGGCCTACCTGCGGATCGGGGCGCGGGAGCCCGACAACGTCAAGGTGCTGCGGCGGGTGGCCGACCTGCAGGCGCGGGCCGGCCGGCGGGAGGACGCGGCCGCCTCGTACCGGAAGCTGGCCGAGCTCTATGCCCATGGGGGGTTCCTGGTCCAGGCCATCGCCATCCAGAAGATCCTGCTGCGCCTGGACCCCTCGGCCGAGGACGTGGGCCGTGCCCTGGCGGATCTCTACGGCAAGCGCGGCCTGGCCCCCCGGCCGGCCGAGGCGGGGCGCGGCCCGCTGCCGGAGATCCCGCTCTTCTCGGATCTGGACCCGGAGGCCTTCGCCCGGTTGGTGGAGAAGCTCGTGCCCCGGACCCTGGGCCTGGGGGAGGTGCTCTTTCGCCAGGGTGACCCCGGGGACTCGATCTTCGTGGTCACCTCGGGCGCGGTGCGGGTGGGCCGGGGGGGGCGGGTGC
- a CDS encoding lipoprotein-releasing ABC transporter permease subunit: MPVAAAYELGIALRYLKARRGELFISLITWISVGGVALGVMALVVVLSVMTGFEEDLRDKILGTNAHVMVYPMGGTLRNPEAVAREVEQVPGVVAAAPFAMSQVMLMVGRSAQGAVFRGIDVESAGRATEIERFVVEGRLADLGGDVPGLLVGREMARNLGLFLGDVVQIVSPVGSPTPLGVLPRTRAFRVAGIFASGMYEYDTSFLFASLPTAQDFLRLGQDVHGIEVRTRDLYGAGKTARAVEARLGPGYWTRDWMEMNRNLFSALKLEKIVMFVILALIVLVAAFNIAATLIMVVMEKARDIGILKSMGATGRSIRRIFMLEGLVIGGLGTGGGLLGGWVLCVLLKRYKFIDLPGDVYYIDTLPVVMKPEVFALVAVCAVALCFLATLYPSWQASRLDPVEILRYE, from the coding sequence GTGCCCGTGGCCGCCGCCTACGAGCTCGGCATCGCCCTGCGCTACCTCAAGGCGCGCCGGGGCGAGCTCTTCATCTCGCTGATCACCTGGATCAGCGTGGGGGGCGTGGCCCTGGGGGTGATGGCGCTGGTGGTGGTGCTCTCGGTGATGACCGGGTTCGAGGAGGATCTGCGCGACAAGATCCTGGGCACCAACGCCCACGTGATGGTCTACCCCATGGGGGGCACCCTGCGAAACCCGGAGGCGGTCGCCCGGGAGGTGGAGCAGGTGCCCGGCGTGGTGGCCGCCGCTCCCTTTGCCATGAGCCAGGTGATGCTGATGGTGGGGCGGTCGGCCCAGGGGGCGGTCTTTCGGGGCATCGACGTGGAGAGCGCGGGCAGGGCGACGGAGATCGAGCGCTTCGTCGTGGAGGGGAGGCTTGCGGACCTCGGCGGGGACGTTCCCGGCCTCCTGGTGGGCCGGGAGATGGCCCGCAACCTGGGTCTCTTCCTCGGCGACGTGGTCCAGATCGTGAGCCCCGTGGGGAGTCCGACGCCGCTGGGGGTGCTCCCCCGCACTCGAGCCTTCCGGGTCGCCGGGATCTTCGCCTCGGGGATGTACGAGTACGACACGAGCTTTCTCTTCGCGTCCCTGCCCACGGCACAGGATTTCCTGCGACTGGGGCAGGACGTCCACGGCATCGAGGTGCGCACCCGGGACCTCTACGGCGCGGGCAAGACGGCCCGGGCGGTGGAGGCGCGTCTGGGGCCCGGGTACTGGACCCGGGACTGGATGGAGATGAACCGCAACCTCTTCAGCGCGCTGAAGCTCGAAAAGATCGTGATGTTCGTCATCCTGGCGCTCATCGTGCTCGTGGCCGCATTCAACATCGCGGCCACCCTGATCATGGTGGTGATGGAAAAGGCGCGCGACATCGGTATCCTCAAGTCCATGGGGGCCACCGGGCGCTCCATCCGCCGCATCTTCATGCTCGAGGGGCTCGTGATCGGGGGGCTGGGCACCGGGGGAGGGCTCCTGGGGGGCTGGGTGCTGTGCGTGCTCCTCAAGCGGTACAAGTTCATCGATCTCCCCGGCGACGTGTACTACATCGATACCCTCCCCGTGGTGATGAAGCCCGAGGTCTTCGCCCTGGTGGCGGTGTGCGCGGTGGCCCTGTGTTTCCTGGCCACCCTCTACCCCTCCTGGCAGGCCTCTAGGCTCGACCCGGTGGAGATCCTCCGGTACGAGTAG
- the lysS gene encoding lysine--tRNA ligase has translation MEDRSDNALIRQRLETLAALRAAGVNPYPNDFRPTHAAAQILTEHGDKDAEALAALGQTFALAGRVMALRSFGKAAFVKLQDRSGQLQAYVKRDGVGEEAFGVFSRTDVGDFLGVEGPLLRTRTGELTLEARQVRLLCKSLRPLPEKWHGLTDKETRYRQRYVDLVVNPEVREAFRRRSRLIHLVRGFFLGRDFLEMETPMMQPIPGGATARPFVTHHNALDMTLYLRVAPELYLKRLVVGGVERVFEINRNFRNEGLSNQHNPEFTMLEFYQAYATHEELMDLTEELFVYLAEELAGGRKIVYQGEEIDFTPPWPRLTVQQAVARYGELTEEQTEDPQAVRAYAARLGLETAGVPHGKLLAEVFETVAEPHLLQPTFVTRYPVEVSPLSRRNEEDPRFVDRFELYIARREIANAFSELNDPLDQLERFRSQAAEREAGDEEAHWVDLDYVRALEYGMPPAAGEGIGIDRVAMLFTDSPSIRDVILFPHMRPEA, from the coding sequence ATGGAGGACCGCAGCGACAACGCCTTGATCCGCCAGCGCCTCGAGACCCTCGCGGCCTTGCGGGCAGCCGGCGTAAACCCCTACCCCAACGACTTTCGGCCCACCCATGCCGCGGCCCAGATTCTAACCGAGCACGGGGACAAGGATGCCGAGGCCCTGGCCGCCCTGGGGCAGACCTTTGCCCTGGCGGGGCGCGTGATGGCGCTTCGCAGCTTCGGCAAGGCCGCCTTCGTCAAGCTCCAGGACCGGTCCGGCCAGCTCCAGGCCTACGTAAAGCGCGACGGGGTGGGGGAGGAGGCCTTCGGCGTCTTCTCGCGCACCGACGTGGGCGACTTCCTGGGGGTCGAGGGGCCGCTGCTGCGCACCCGAACGGGGGAGCTCACCCTGGAGGCCCGTCAGGTGCGGCTCCTGTGCAAGAGCCTGCGCCCGCTCCCGGAGAAGTGGCACGGTCTCACGGACAAGGAGACCCGCTACCGCCAGCGGTACGTGGACCTGGTGGTCAACCCCGAGGTGCGCGAGGCCTTCCGGCGCAGGAGCCGCCTCATCCACCTGGTGCGTGGGTTCTTCCTGGGAAGGGACTTCCTGGAGATGGAAACCCCGATGATGCAGCCCATTCCCGGAGGAGCGACCGCGCGGCCTTTCGTGACCCACCACAACGCACTCGACATGACGCTCTACCTTCGCGTGGCCCCGGAGCTCTATCTCAAGCGCCTCGTGGTGGGGGGCGTGGAGCGCGTCTTCGAGATCAACCGAAACTTTCGCAACGAGGGGCTCTCGAACCAGCACAACCCCGAGTTCACGATGCTCGAGTTCTACCAGGCGTACGCCACCCATGAAGAGCTGATGGACCTCACCGAGGAGCTCTTCGTGTATCTCGCCGAGGAGCTCGCCGGGGGCCGGAAGATCGTCTACCAGGGGGAAGAGATCGACTTCACCCCGCCCTGGCCGCGGCTCACGGTGCAGCAGGCGGTGGCGCGCTACGGCGAGCTCACCGAGGAGCAGACCGAGGACCCGCAAGCGGTGCGGGCCTATGCGGCCCGCCTGGGGCTCGAGACGGCGGGAGTTCCCCACGGCAAACTCCTGGCCGAAGTCTTCGAGACCGTGGCCGAGCCCCACCTCCTCCAGCCCACCTTCGTCACCCGGTACCCGGTGGAGGTCTCGCCCCTTTCCCGGCGCAACGAAGAGGATCCCCGGTTCGTGGACCGGTTCGAGCTCTACATCGCCCGGCGGGAGATCGCCAACGCCTTTAGCGAGCTCAACGACCCGTTGGACCAGCTCGAGCGGTTTCGCAGCCAGGCGGCCGAACGGGAGGCCGGGGACGAGGAAGCCCACTGGGTGGATCTGGACTACGTGCGGGCCCTGGAATACGGCATGCCCCCGGCGGCCGGGGAGGGGATCGGGATCGACCGGGTTGCCATGCTGTTTACCGACAGCCCCTCGATCCGCGACGTAATTCTCTTTCCCCACATGCGCCCGGAGGCGTAG
- a CDS encoding TIGR00282 family metallophosphoesterase codes for MGGLRLLFLGDVVGEPGLAAVETRLPALLADTGARLVVANGENAAAGLGITPAAARRLFAAGVQVITTGNHVWDKKEILGRIDHLPRLLRPANYPPGTPGAGWCTVDVDGVGVGVANLSGRIFMDPLDCPFRGADEVLARFPAGVRVRLLDFHAEATSEKQAMGWHLDGRVTAVLGTHTHVATADARVLPGGTGFITDVGMTGVRDSVIGVSASKALARFRTRIPRGHAVAEGQATVCGVLVTADPDTGRCLGIERVERGP; via the coding sequence GTGGGCGGCCTGAGGCTTCTCTTCCTGGGGGACGTGGTGGGGGAGCCGGGGCTGGCTGCCGTGGAGACCCGGCTGCCGGCACTGCTGGCCGATACCGGCGCGCGGCTCGTGGTGGCCAATGGGGAAAACGCGGCGGCGGGTCTCGGGATCACGCCGGCGGCGGCCCGCCGGCTCTTTGCCGCCGGCGTCCAGGTGATCACCACCGGCAACCACGTGTGGGACAAGAAGGAGATCCTGGGGCGGATCGACCACCTGCCGCGGCTGTTGCGCCCTGCCAACTACCCCCCGGGCACGCCCGGGGCCGGCTGGTGTACGGTCGACGTGGACGGGGTGGGGGTGGGGGTGGCGAATCTCTCCGGCAGGATCTTCATGGACCCCCTGGACTGCCCCTTCCGGGGCGCGGACGAGGTCCTCGCCCGGTTCCCCGCCGGGGTGCGCGTCCGTCTCCTGGACTTCCACGCCGAGGCCACCAGCGAGAAGCAGGCCATGGGCTGGCACCTGGACGGCCGGGTCACGGCCGTTCTCGGCACCCACACCCACGTGGCCACCGCCGACGCCCGGGTGCTCCCGGGCGGAACCGGCTTCATCACCGACGTGGGCATGACCGGCGTTCGCGATTCGGTCATCGGGGTCTCGGCCTCGAAGGCCCTGGCCCGGTTTCGCACCCGCATTCCCCGGGGGCACGCCGTGGCCGAGGGGCAGGCGACCGTCTGCGGGGTCCTGGTCACGGCCGACCCGGACACGGGGCGCTGCCTGGGCATCGAGCGGGTCGAGCGGGGACCCTAG
- the rny gene encoding ribonuclease Y, translating to MAIVVLLAAVAVAAALAVGVLVGRRRGQTSFENARAEAQALREEARKEAEILKKEAILRAKEETFAEKERVEKELEERKSEVLAVEKRVQQREGNLDKKEENLDKRETRLQEREDSLEERTADVQKAQEEVEAKGAEVTRQLERVAGMSAEEAKEELRQSLLSEARHDAAREIREAEEEAKKIADKKAKEIISLAIQRYAGEYVAERTVTSVQLPGEEMKGRIIGREGRNIRAIEAATGIDLIVDDTPETVLLSGYNPVRREIARVSLERLISDGRIHPARIEEVVKKVTKEVEQELKEAGEQATFDVGVHGIHPDVINLLGRLKYRSSFAQNVLNHSLEVAFLCGIMASELGLNVKQAKRAGLLHDLGKAVDHEVEGSHATIGADLCRKYGEPKEIVHAVAAHHDDVRPESILAVLVQSADALSAARPGARREMLETYVKRLEDLERIANSFDGVAKSFAIQAGREIRIIVNNDRVDDDTAVLLSKDIARKVEKELSYPGQIRITVIRETRAVEYAK from the coding sequence ATGGCAATTGTAGTCCTCCTGGCGGCGGTGGCCGTGGCGGCCGCCCTCGCGGTCGGCGTGCTCGTGGGCCGACGGCGCGGCCAGACATCCTTCGAGAACGCCCGGGCCGAGGCCCAGGCACTGCGGGAGGAGGCCCGCAAGGAGGCGGAGATCCTCAAGAAGGAGGCGATCCTCCGTGCCAAGGAGGAGACCTTCGCCGAGAAGGAGCGCGTGGAGAAGGAGCTCGAAGAGCGCAAGAGCGAGGTCCTGGCCGTAGAGAAGCGGGTACAGCAGCGCGAAGGCAACCTCGACAAGAAGGAAGAAAACCTCGACAAGCGGGAGACCCGCTTGCAGGAGCGGGAGGACAGCCTGGAGGAGCGTACGGCCGATGTGCAGAAGGCACAGGAAGAGGTGGAGGCCAAGGGCGCAGAGGTGACCCGGCAGCTCGAGAGGGTGGCCGGGATGAGCGCCGAAGAGGCCAAGGAGGAGCTCAGACAGTCGCTCCTGAGCGAGGCCCGCCACGACGCGGCCCGGGAGATCCGGGAAGCGGAGGAAGAGGCGAAGAAGATCGCCGACAAGAAGGCCAAGGAGATCATCAGCCTGGCCATCCAGCGCTACGCGGGCGAGTACGTGGCCGAGCGCACGGTCACGAGCGTGCAGCTCCCGGGGGAGGAGATGAAGGGGCGCATCATCGGGCGTGAGGGCCGAAACATCCGGGCCATCGAGGCGGCAACGGGGATCGACCTCATCGTGGACGACACTCCCGAGACGGTGCTGCTGTCGGGATACAACCCCGTGCGGCGCGAGATCGCCCGGGTGTCGCTGGAACGGCTCATCAGCGACGGGCGCATCCACCCGGCCCGGATCGAAGAAGTGGTCAAGAAGGTCACCAAGGAGGTGGAGCAGGAGCTCAAGGAAGCCGGCGAGCAGGCCACCTTCGACGTGGGGGTCCACGGCATCCACCCGGACGTGATCAACCTGCTGGGGCGCCTCAAGTACCGCTCGTCATTCGCGCAGAACGTGCTCAACCACTCCCTCGAAGTGGCCTTCCTGTGCGGCATCATGGCCTCCGAGCTCGGCCTCAACGTCAAGCAGGCCAAGCGGGCGGGGCTCCTGCACGATCTGGGGAAGGCCGTGGACCACGAGGTGGAGGGCTCCCACGCCACCATCGGGGCCGATCTGTGCCGCAAGTACGGCGAGCCCAAGGAAATCGTCCATGCCGTAGCCGCCCACCACGACGACGTGCGGCCCGAGTCGATCCTGGCGGTGCTCGTGCAGTCGGCCGATGCCCTCTCGGCGGCGCGGCCGGGGGCGCGGCGCGAGATGCTCGAAACCTATGTGAAGCGGCTGGAAGACCTGGAGCGCATCGCCAACTCCTTCGACGGAGTTGCGAAGTCCTTTGCGATCCAGGCCGGCCGGGAGATCCGCATCATCGTCAACAACGACCGCGTGGACGATGACACGGCGGTGCTCCTCTCCAAGGACATCGCCCGCAAGGTCGAGAAGGAGCTCTCCTACCCCGGCCAGATCCGGATCACCGTGATTCGGGAGACCCGGGCCGTGGAGTACGCCAAGTAG
- the zapB gene encoding cell division protein ZapB, whose protein sequence is MHLEKLDLLEQRLTRLVDHFNRLKEEKILLERRLEEKTGRLGDLEREVEEFRKERDVIRERLGRLVETLERLEALEAAAGGGAT, encoded by the coding sequence ATGCACCTGGAAAAACTGGACCTTCTGGAGCAACGGCTGACCCGGCTCGTAGACCACTTCAACCGGCTGAAGGAGGAGAAGATCCTCCTCGAACGCCGCCTCGAAGAGAAGACCGGGCGGCTTGGCGACCTCGAGCGGGAGGTCGAGGAGTTTCGGAAGGAACGGGATGTGATCCGAGAGAGACTGGGCCGGCTGGTGGAGACCCTGGAGCGGCTCGAGGCGTTGGAGGCGGCGGCAGGCGGCGGGGCGACCTGA